The genomic stretch GTGTCTGGCATCAGCTTTGATCCTACCGAACATCCGCATCGCCGTTTCAACCCACTGACAGGAGAATGGATTCTCGTCTCGCCTCACCGCACCAAGCGCCCCTGGCTTGGCCAGGTCGAACGGCCACCTCAGGAGGAACGCCCGGCCTACGATCCGGGGTGTTACCTGTGCCCCGGCAACGAACGGGCTGGCGGCGCGCGTAACCCCCGTTACGAAAGCACGTTCGTCTTCACCAACGACTTCGCCGCCCTGCTCCCCGATACACCCGACACCGGCGAAACCACCCATCCTCTCCTGCGGGCCGAAGCGGTCCGCGGCACCTGCCGTGTGATCTGCTTCTCGCCGCGCCATGACCTGACCCTGCCGGAGATGGGGCTGAGCGAAATCCGCACCGTGATTGACATCTGGGCGGGGCAAACCGCCGAGCTGGGCCGGGAATACCGCTGGGTGCAGGTCTTCGAGAACAAAGGCGCGATCATGGGCGCCTCCAACCCGCACCCGCATGGCCAGGTCTGGGCTGGTAGCGCCTTGCCCAATGAACCCGCCAAGGAAAATCGCCAGCAACGCGACTACTACACCCGCCACGGTACACCGCTGCTGCTGGATTACGCTGCTGCCGAAGCAGAACAACAGCAGCGTATCGTGGTCGACAACGACGACTGGCTGGCCGTGGTGCCCTACTGGGCGATCTGGCCATACGAGACATTGCTACTGCCGCGCCGCCGTCACATCCGCCGCCTGTCAGAATTGACCGACTCCGAGCGCGACGCGCTGGCCGTCATCCTCAAGCGCCTGCTGACGCGCTATGACAACCTGTTCGAGGTCTCCTTCCCCTACTCAATGGGCTGGCATGGCGCACCGTTTGACAGTGAGGATGGCGATCACTGGCAATTGCACGCGCACTTCTACCCACCGCTATTGCGCTCCGCCACCATCAAGAAGTTCATGGTTGGCTACGAGATGCTGGCCGAAGCCCAGCGCGACCTGACGGCTGAACAGGCCGCCGAGCGCTTACGCACCCTGCCGGAAGTGCATTACCGGGCACAGCGGATTTGAGCCTGCCGGGAAGTATGGTAGAATGCAGCCTGCTTGAGGACGTGTTTGTATGCGCCAGACAGGAACGCCGCCGGTCATGACCCTCCCAACGCCTGAAAAGCGACATCGCCGTGAGGTCTATACTGCCATCGTTCTCCCGGCGGCCGGCGCCCTGTTGCTGCTTGTCGTGTTGCTGGCGCTGGCTATTGGCCTGCTCAACCCGCTGCAGTTCGGGATGGTCGCTGACCTGATGGCGATCATGTTCGTCCTGGTCCCCTGGGCCATCATCTGCCTGATCCCGACCCTGATCCTGATGGCCGCCGCGCTGGGTTTCTGGGGCATGCATGGGAACATCGCGCGTCCGCTGGCCCGGTTGCGGCAGGGAATCATCGGGCAACTTGCTGTCATCAGGCGGGAAGTGCCGCGGGTGAGCGAGCCAGTCATTGCGCTGCAGCATCGTCTGGCTTACTGGGAGCGGTTGTTGAACGTGCCGCGTGCGCGCAGAGGCGAGGAGAAGCGATCCAATGACCGTTAAGCAAAACACATCCACCGAGCGGGTGACGCCCGCCACTGGCGGCCTGAGCTGGAAGGCCAGCGCCTACCTGATCGGTGCGCTGATCGGGCTGTTTCTGGGTATACTGACCGCTTATCTGTACGTCCGCGCCTCCGAAGAGAGCGCCAGCAAAGGGCCGACCAAGATCAAGACTGGCGACGCCATGAAACTTTCGCTGGCGCTGCTGACGCTCATCCGCCAGATCACGGAGATCGGCAGCAAGTCCTGAGCGGTGCCTGCCATGAGTATGCGTAATCGGGTGTCCTGACACCGTCCAGACACCCGATTTTCGTTTGGCCCCGCCTGTTCTGCCGGAGCGGAAATCCGGGGCGCAGGTCGGCTGAGGAGTGATGGGCGATGATGTTCTCGCCGCGAATCTGGGGGGAGTTACGTCTGGCTGGCCTGCCCTGGCGGGTCTGGCGAGCGCTGTTCTTCCGCCTGGCGCTGGTCGCTCTCCTGCTAGCCTTCCTTCGCCCTGCCGCCCCGCGCGCCATCCTGGGACCGCTACAGACCGTGCAGACCACCCAGCCGCTGCTCTGCATGCATACTCGACTGATCGATGAAGTGGAGGAATGGAAGATCCAGCGATCGCTCCAGTTCGTGCGGGAACTGGGCGCGGATACCATCGTTGAGTTCTTCCCCTGGGCTTATATCGAGCCGCAGCCGGGTGACTTTCACTGGGAACAGGCCGATCGCATCATCCGCCACGCCCGCAACCAGGGCCTGCAGGTCATCGCCCGCCTGGGTTACGTGCCCGCCTGGGCACGTCCGGAGACGGAAACTGGCGGGCTGGCGGCGCTGGATGCCGGACGTGGCGCAGACACTACGCTCAACTACCTGGACGAAGCGCACTACCCGGACTTCGCCCGTTATGTCGCCGCTTTTGCTGCGCGGTACGCTGGCTCGGTAGGTTACCTGATCATCTGGAACGAGCCGAACCTGGCCTTTGAGTGGGGCTACCGGATGGTCAGCCCGGCTGGATACGTGGCCCTGCTACAGCAGGCCTACGCCGCCGCCAAAGCCGCCAGCCCGACGGTCGTGGTGCTGGCCGCCCCCCTGGCCCCGACTCTGGAACCGGACGGCAGCCCCTGGGGCCTGAACGATCTGATCTACCTGGAGCGGATGTACCAGGCCGGGGCTGCGCCCTACTTCGACGCCCTGGCCGTCCACACCTACGGCTTTACCTTCCCACCGGAGGCTGAGCCGGGGCCGGAAATTCTCAACTTTCGGCGCATTGAGTTGATCCGGGCTATCATGGAAGCCCATGGCGATGCTGGCAAGCCGATTTACGTCACCGAATCCGGTTGGAACGACCACCCGCGCTGGACCAAGGCCGTGCGTCCCCTGCAGCGCATCCAGTACACCATCGACAGTTACGAGTGGGCAGAGGCGAACATGCCTTATGTGGAGAAGCTGTGCCAGTGGGTGCTGCGCTACCCTGCCCCGACCCGTAGCTACCCGGACAACTTCACCTTTCTCACGCCGGATTTCCGCCCGCGCCCGATCTACGAGTACGTGCAGGCCTACGCCCAGGGCCGGGAGATCGCCCTGCCATGAGCGCCCGGCGACGATTCCCGCTGTCCCGCTGGCCGGTGCTCGGCCTGGCAGTGCTGGCGCTGGCAGGCACCCTGTTCTTCGGGCGGCCAGTACTGCGCTGGGTCTGGGTGACTTTCATCCGCCCACCGGCGGAGAAACCCATGCTGCCCTACGGCGAACTGCGCGTCGGAGTAGACGCCAGTTACCCCCCATTTGCGGTTGATACCGGAGGCGGCCAACTCATCGGACTGGATATCGACCTCGCCCGTGCCGTCGCCGATAGGCTTGACGTGCCGCTGCGCTTCATCAACATGGGCTATGACGGCCTGTATGATGCGCTGCGGGCTGACCAGGCCGACGCGCTCTTTTCTGCCCTGCGCGTTGACCCGCTGCGCCTGCACGAAGCCCGCTACACAATCCCCTATTTTGATGCTGGGCAGGTGCTGGTTCGGCGACCTGATAGCAGCATTGACTCGCTGAAGGACATGGATGGTCGCCGCCTGGCGGTTGAGTTCGGCACGGAGGGCGATCTGGAGGC from Anaerolineae bacterium encodes the following:
- a CDS encoding amino acid ABC transporter substrate-binding protein — protein: MSARRRFPLSRWPVLGLAVLALAGTLFFGRPVLRWVWVTFIRPPAEKPMLPYGELRVGVDASYPPFAVDTGGGQLIGLDIDLARAVADRLDVPLRFINMGYDGLYDALRADQADALFSALRVDPLRLHEARYTIPYFDAGQVLVRRPDSSIDSLKDMDGRRLAVEFGTEGDLEARRWERRLHTLNILVYETAAAALDAVRAREADAALVDAVSARLWLRDHDGLALATAYVTSDPYAVAVQVGNVKLWEAINAALAALAEDGTLDSIIAHWL
- a CDS encoding UDP-glucose--hexose-1-phosphate uridylyltransferase; translation: MTSLRLMATGYRRITRFVMPTRMTPTTTTEDKLDVSGISFDPTEHPHRRFNPLTGEWILVSPHRTKRPWLGQVERPPQEERPAYDPGCYLCPGNERAGGARNPRYESTFVFTNDFAALLPDTPDTGETTHPLLRAEAVRGTCRVICFSPRHDLTLPEMGLSEIRTVIDIWAGQTAELGREYRWVQVFENKGAIMGASNPHPHGQVWAGSALPNEPAKENRQQRDYYTRHGTPLLLDYAAAEAEQQQRIVVDNDDWLAVVPYWAIWPYETLLLPRRRHIRRLSELTDSERDALAVILKRLLTRYDNLFEVSFPYSMGWHGAPFDSEDGDHWQLHAHFYPPLLRSATIKKFMVGYEMLAEAQRDLTAEQAAERLRTLPEVHYRAQRI